The following proteins come from a genomic window of Rissa tridactyla isolate bRisTri1 chromosome 11, bRisTri1.patW.cur.20221130, whole genome shotgun sequence:
- the LOC128915947 gene encoding uncharacterized protein LOC128915947 isoform X1: MGNSDVEDNRRRSWAEEPKERVCTVGPRCSCMEDTCEGVLKVVPSLWIYRPCLNGWRMHLVVAAWEILKSAPGSGHWRSWGLVRPAGVTGSSRSWNQLPMCSRSGGSPGLWIETSDSSQWVLGDAPVAAWTIFNSVCRSGAGPSARSCQRSHVLERMQICVPGLGGFPQWTFILSWLHGALRARGWSVKRGNSLCMARVSGDAASAPLLPSPASSATLEQIPRSLCISVPSRPPPGESQLPYLGVELRASVVDSHVAAELGCARGSSLWESA; the protein is encoded by the exons ATGGGCAATTCTGATGTAGAGGACAacaggaggaggagctgggctgaggAACCCAAGGAACGTGTGTGCACTGTAGGACCTCGGTGTTCCTGCATGGAAGATACGTGTGAAGGTGTCCTGAAAGTGGTACCATCCCTTTGGATTTATAGACCTTGTTTAAACGGGTGGCGGATGCACCTGGTTGTGGCTGCATGGGAAATACTG AAATCTGCCCCGGGAAGCGGCCACTGGCGAAGCTGGGGGCTCGTCCGTCCAGCTGGTGTCACAGGGAGCAGCCGAAGCTGGAACCAGCTCCCGATGTGTTCACGGTCTGGTGGCTCACCAGGACTTTGGATCGAGACATCAGACTCAAGTCAATGGGTTTTGGGAGACGCACCTGTGGCCGCATGGACTATCTTTAATAGCGTCTGTCGGTCAGGAGCTGGTCCGTCTGCCCGGTCGTGTCAGCGGTCCCATGTGCTGGAGAGGATGCAG ATCTGCGTTCCCGGGCTCGGTGGGTTTCCCCAGTGGACCTTCATCCTCTCCTGGCTGCATGGAGCGTTACGGGCTCGGGGATGGAGTGTGAAGAGGGGAAACTCTCTGTGCATGGCCCGAGTGTCGGGAGATGCTGCATctgccccgctcctgcccagcccagcatccTCTGCGACTTTGGAGCAAATCCCTCGGTCCCTTTGCATTTCTGTACCCAGCCGCCCTCCTCCGGGGGAATCGCAGCTTCCTTACTTGGGGGTGGAACTTCGGGCTTCCGTGGTGGATTCGCACGTCGCAGCGGAGCTGGGCTGTGCGAGGGGAAGCAGCTTGTGGGAAAG cGCTTGA
- the LOC128915947 gene encoding uncharacterized protein LOC128915947 isoform X2, with amino-acid sequence MGNSDVEDNRRRSWAEEPKERVCTVGPRCSCMEDTCEGVLKVVPSLWIYRPCLNGWRMHLVVAAWEILRVKMPEIKERSYFAELPSVLQIEFQICRNLPREAATGEAGGSSVQLVSQGAAEAGTSSRCVHGLVAHQDFGSRHQTQVNGFWETHLWPHGLSLIASVGQELVRLPGRVSGPMCWRGCRLFSSSASHARHGSRGDVARFKSSKGKNSDLVLSLDNASGRSKTETTRRSGLTFPRECFWLISY; translated from the exons ATGGGCAATTCTGATGTAGAGGACAacaggaggaggagctgggctgaggAACCCAAGGAACGTGTGTGCACTGTAGGACCTCGGTGTTCCTGCATGGAAGATACGTGTGAAGGTGTCCTGAAAGTGGTACCATCCCTTTGGATTTATAGACCTTGTTTAAACGGGTGGCGGATGCACCTGGTTGTGGCTGCATGGGAAATACTG AGAGTGAAAATGCCGGAAATAAAGGAGAGGAGCTACTTTGCTGAATTGCCATCAGTTTTACAGATTGAATTTCAAATTTGTAGAAATCTGCCCCGGGAAGCGGCCACTGGCGAAGCTGGGGGCTCGTCCGTCCAGCTGGTGTCACAGGGAGCAGCCGAAGCTGGAACCAGCTCCCGATGTGTTCACGGTCTGGTGGCTCACCAGGACTTTGGATCGAGACATCAGACTCAAGTCAATGGGTTTTGGGAGACGCACCTGTGGCCGCATGGACTATCTTTAATAGCGTCTGTCGGTCAGGAGCTGGTCCGTCTGCCCGGTCGTGTCAGCGGTCCCATGTGCTGGAGAGGATGCAG GCTCTTCTCTAGTTCTGCTTCCCACGCCAGACATGGCTCACGTGGAGATGTTGCACGCTTCAAGAGctcaaaagggaaaaattcaGATTTGGTCTTGAGCTTGGACAATGCCAGTGGTAGATCCAAGACTGAAACCACCAGGAGATCAGGTCTTACCTTCCCGCGGGAATGCTTCTGGCTCATTTCGTATTAG